The sequence AAATCCCTAGACATTCAGCCAAATTGCCTGCACTTGCTTTCCCCTGCCTCAAAAGCAAGGATAAAGTGCCTTCACGAGTACTCCTTTGGGCTTCTGCGGTCATGAGATGTAATGAGCCTGCAAAACCATGAAAACCTGCTAAATAAATTGAATCTTAGGCGCCAACTGAATTTACATCTGATTTATGAGACAGACCAATACGAACTTGTTCCTCAATCTTAAACAAGCAACGTTAAAAGCCCTAAGCATGTAGAGGCTGTGGACTAGGCTATCCAATACGAAACGAACCTGTTTCGTATTGGATAGCAGTACAAGCTTCATACTGTTTATTCATGCAAGGATGTCCTTTTTCTAGACGTCTATGCCAGAAGTTAATTCACAAAAAATGTTCCACTCCTAAAATTCTGACCTTGAAACGAATTTCAAAGCTGACACTAAGCAAAAGCGATCATGACCATCCCTTTGGAGATAGTGATTGTAAGACTATATCTAGAGCTCCTAAACACCGCCAAAATCTCTCGATTGAAATTTAATTGGTTAATATCATGAAAAGTCCAAACCAAGTTGATGAAATCATTTCACAACCATATAAGTATGGATTTATTACTGATATAGAAACAGAAAAAATATCTAAAGGGTTAGATGAAAATGTTATTCGCCTAATATCAAAGAAAAAGCAAGAGCCTCAATTTCTTCTTGATTTTCGTCTAAAGGCATATAAGAACTGGCTTAAAATGGAAGAGCCAAACTGGGCAGATCTAGGGTACAAGCCTATTAATTATCAAGAGATAATTTATTACGCTGCTCCTAAAAATAATAAGAAGAAAACAAGTCTTGACGAAGTTGATCCAAAACTGTTAGAAACTTTCGATAAACTAGGGATTCCCTTAAGCGAGCAAAAACGTTTATCTAATGTTGCCGTAGATGCTGTATTTGATAGTGTCTCTATAGCAACAACTTATAAAGAAAAGCTTGCAGAGCATGGAGTTATTTTTTGCTCAATCAGTGAAGCAGTTAATGAATACCCAGACTTAATTAAATCTTATATAGGAACCGTAGTGCCAAGCAATGATAATTACTTTGCAGCGCTAAACTCAGCGGTATTTAGTGATGGTTCTTTTGTATTTATTCCTAAAGGTGTTAATTGTCCAATGGAGTTATCTTCTTATTTTAGGATAAATTCAGGCGACACAGGTCAATTTGAGCGCACATTAATCATTGCAGAAGAACATTCCTCGGTAAGTTATTTGGAAGGCTGTACTGCGCCTATGTTTGATACAAATACTCTACATGCTGCCGTAGTGGAGTTAATCACATTGGACAACGCTTCCATTAAATATTCAACAGTTCAAAATTGGTACTCAGGCAATGAAAAAGGAGTTGGTGGAATTTATAATTTCGTAACCAAGCGAGGTCACTGTAGAGGAAGAAATAGCAAAATTAGTTGGTCTCAAGTAGAAACAGGGTCAGCAATTACATGGAAATATCCAAGCTGTATTCTTCAAGGTGAAGGTTCAATTGGAGAGTTTTATTCTGTAGCCTTAACCAACAATCTGCAAAAGGCCGATACTGGAACCAAGATGATTCATGTAGGTGCAAATACTAAATCAACTATTGTGAGTAAAGGAATAAGTGCTGGTCACTCTAGTAATAGTTATCGTGGATTAGTTCAAATTGGTCCAAAAGCTAGTGGCGCGAAAAATTATAGTCAATGCGATTCCATGTTAATTGGCGATAAAGCGGCCGCAAACACGTATCCATACATTCGATCTCAACAACCACTAGCCAATATTGAACATGAGGCAAGTACATGCAGAATCTCAGAGGATCAATTGTTCTACCTACAGAGTAGAGGTATTGGTTTTGAAGAAGCAATTTCAATGATGGTTAGCGGTTTTTGTAGAGATGTCTTCAATCAACTTCCCATGGAATTTGCTGCCGAAGCTGACAAACTTCTGGCCTTAAAGCTGGAGGGTTCTGTTGGTTGATCTGTATAGATCCAATTAATTCCTCAACATTTGTTCTATTTCTCCTAGATTTTTTCCCCTTAAGTGAAACGCAAAGACGCCAAGCTAATTCTTGAAATTTCTGATCTGCATGCAAATGTAGAAGATCAGCCAATCCTAAAAGGAGTCAACCTAAAAATTCATGCTGGTGAAATTCACGCCATAATGGGACGAAATGGGAGCGGGAAAAGCACTCTCTCAAAAGTAATAGCTGGCCATCCTGCTTATGAAGTGACTTCAGGGTTAATCAAGTTTGAAGGGCAAAACCTACTCGTAATGGACCCTGAAGAAAGAGCTCGAATAGGCATTTTTCTTGGTTTTCAATATCCAATCGAAATTCCAGGCGTGAGCAATCTAGAGTTCCTACGAGTAGCAACTAATATTCGCCGACAAAGTCGTGGCGAAGAAGAACTCGACACTTTTGAGTTCGAAGATCTTGTTAAAGAGCGGCTCAAAGTAGTCCAAATGGATGAAGTTTTTTTAGAGCGTTGTGTAAATGAAGGGTTTTCTGGAGGAGAAAAAAAACGCAATGAAATCCTTCAAATGGCCTTGCTAGAGCCAACAATGGCCATTCTCGATGAAACCGATTCAGGTCTGGACATCGATGCTCTACGAATAGTTGCTTCAGGAGTAAATCAACTTGCAACTCCTGATACATCTACACTCCTTATTACCCACTATCAACGACTACTCAATGAAATAACCCCTGACTTTGTTCATGTGATGTCAGCAGGAAAGATTCTGAAAACTGGTGGAAGAGAACTAGCCATTGAATTGGAACAAGCCGGTTATGACTGGATAGATAGTCCTATAACCGAACAGAGTATGGAGAGCAATTAATAATGGTGTTAACTAATCAATGGGTCAATGGACTTCCCTCTCCAAAGGGTATCCTCAAAAATATACAAAGATGTGGGAGAGAATCGCTCTTCAAAAAAAATCTACCTACAAGAGATCTTGAAGCCTGGCGATTAACCGATCTAAAACGTCTAGAAAACCTTCTAACTCTTCCACTTTCGCCAGAGAAACAATTCAAATCAACCACCAAATCTGACTCATGGCCTGAACAAACCAATGGAAGTATTCGCATAGTTTTAGGCCCACAACAAAGCTATGAGTCAATAAAACTCCCGCTTGGAGTAAGAAGTTTAACTAGTAAAGAAATTGAAGAACATCTAGTAAGTACCCTGAACAAAAATTCTAGGAACCAAAACTGGCTAATAGACATTAACCAGGCCACTACAAATCAAGTACTAGCAATAAAAGTGGGCAGCGAAAACCCTATCTCTCTTGAGTTAGTAATGCCATCGGAAAAAAATACATTTACGCCTACCAGAGTGATAATCATCATGGAAGAGTCAGCAAGTCTGCAATTACTGCAAGTTGCTCTTGGTTCAGAAAACTCAGCTCATAGCCATATTCTAGAAATTCATCTGGCTAAAAATGCAGAACTGAATCACGGTTTTCTTGCTCTAGGAGGTGGCGATGCAAGTTGTTTAGCACATCTTTCAGTAAAGCAAGAGGCTGGCAGCAAATATTCATTAACTTCAATCCAGCAGGGATGGTTCTTAAGTAGATTAGAGCCAGAAATAATCCAATTAAAAGGTCAAGGAAAAACAAAATTACAAGGTCTACAAGTATCAACTGGTGAGCAACAAATAGCTACTCACTCTTTAGTTCGTTTTGAGGGGCCTAACGGATACCTTTCTCAATTACATAAGGCTGCTGCAAGTCAAAACTCACATTCGATTTTTAATGGTGCAATTAAGGTCCCACAAATTGCCCAACAAACAAATGCCTCTCAATTAAGTCGCAATCTATTGTTGTCCAAGCATGCTCGAATCGATACAAAGCCTGAATTAGAAATCGTAGCTGATGATGTTAAATGTTCTCATGGTGCAACTATCAGTCAACTTCAAGAAGATGAACTGTTTTACCTTCAGAGTAGAGGAATTGATTCCAGGCAAGCCACTTCGTTACTTCTAAAAGGCTATTGCCAAGAAATTGTTGATGCCCTTCCAATGAATGCTAATCGCTGGAACATCCTAAAAAAGATTTTAGAAAGTATAAATTAATGGCGAACAAACAACAAACACTTGCAGAAATAACCCGCAGGGATTTTCCACTTTTTCGCAATGGCTCTAATAATCAAAAAAAGCTTATCTATTTAGATCATGCTGCAACCAGTCAAAAACCTTCTCAAGTAATTGAAGCCTTAAAAAATTACTACAGCTATAACAATGCAAATGTTCATAGAGGTGCACACCAATTAAGTGCAAGAGCTACAGAAGCATTTGAAGAAGCTAGAGAAATCACAGCCAGCTTTATAGGTGCATCATTACCCAAAGAGATCTTATTTACTCGCAACGCAACAGAAGCAATCAATATTGTTGCTCGATCTTGGGGAGATAAAGAACTTCAAGAAGGGGATGAAATCTTACTTTCATTGATGGAGCATCACAGCAACCTTGTACCTTGGCAACAGTTATCTCAGAGGACAGGTTGCATACTCCGTCATGTTGGTATTACCCAGTCTGGAGAATTAGACCTTGCAGATCTCCAGAGGAAGCTAAGCCCTCGAACCCGCTTAGTAAGTCTTGTTCATATCAGTAATACACTGGGATGTTGTAATCCAATATCCGAAATCACAGAAATGGTTCATTCTTATGGAGCAATGATATTAATCGATGCATGCCAAAGCCTTGCTCATACACCAATTAATGTGCAAGCACTAAATATTGATTTTCTGGCTGGTTCTTCTCATAAATTGTGTGGTCCTACTGGTGCAGGATTCCTATGGGCTCGCGAAGAAATTCTAGAAAATATGCCTCCATTTCTAGGAGGAGGTGAAATGATTCAAGAAGTATTTCTTGATAAAAGTACTTGGGCTGAATTACCACATAAATTTGAAGCTGGTACACCAGCAGTTGGAGAAGCGATTGGAATGGGTGAAGCACTAAAATATTTAAAAAAAATTGGCCTAGAAAATATTCATTCATGGGAAAAAAATATTACTGAATACCTCTTTGAAAACCTAAATTCTATTAACGGAGTGCGGATCTTTGGACCTAAGCCAGAGAGACAACCCAAGCGAGGTTCTCTTGCCACGTTTAGTGTAGAAGGTATCCATGCCAATGATATAGCTGAACTGTTAGATGCAAATGGTATATGCATACGAAGTGGTCATCATTGTTGTCAACCTCTTCACCGTTATTACAAGATAAATGCTACTGCTCGAGCAAGTATTAGTTTTACATCAACAATTAATGAAATTGATTTCTTTATAGAAGAACTTACCTCTGCTATTAATTTTCTTAAAAACAATAGTTAAATCCCTAAATGTTTCCTAAAGAACTTCTCAGTAGCTTCAAGTACATGGATCTTAACCCTACTATCTCGAAAACCATGACCTTCTTCAGCGAAAGTATGCATTTCAACGGGTATGTTTCTATTTCTGAGGACATCTACAATCCTTACCGTCTGATCAGGAAGCACCACTTGATCTTTCATGCCCTGAAAGAAAATAACAGGACAATTGATTTTCTCCGCATGCTGCAAAGGTGATCGATCTAAATAAGTTGCACGTTCATCGGGCCATTGTCCTAAAAGATAGTCAAGATAGCCTGCCTCAAAACGATGCGTTTCTTGATTCATAGATATGAGATCACTTACTGCATAACGACACGCAGCCACTCTGAAAACATCTGTAAAACATAAACATGCCAGCGTCGTGTAGCCACCTGCACTCCCTCCTTCAATTGCTAACAATTGACTATCTGCCTTCCCTGCAGATACCAAAGCCCTTGCTGCTGCTGCACAGTCAAAGACATCCACTTTCCCCCAACCTCCCTTTAATCGTTCACGATATGCCCTTCCAAAACCAGTAGAACCACCGTAATTGACATCAACCACTCCCCAACCTCTTGAAGTCCAGAATTGAATTCCAAGGTTTAAACCTTTGCCTGCCATCCCAGTCGGGCCACTATGAATTTTCACTAAAAGTGGCGGTAACAACCTATCCGAATTAAGGGGAGGGTAATACCAAGCATGCGTTAAATGGCCCTGAAAACCCTCAAAACAAAAAGGCTCTGGAATACTAATTTGAGATTCTTCCAAAACCGGATCTCTTACGGTTGTATGCAGCCAACTGCCAACACTTAAATGAACTTCCAGTAGACCCGATTCTTTTTTGGAATTACTAGCAATAGCGACTAATCTTTCTTCCTCAGCATGTATCCCAGATATATCATCAAAAGGTTGCTCACACGTCCTGATTAGGCCATCACGGCTCAACACATAAATTTGCCAACTCCCATTAACACAACTAGCACTAACAATATTTTTTCCAGCTGCTGCTGCAGTTGACATTCCATACACCCATTGAGGCATAGCACTTTCAGATTCCATGCTCCAACAACGTTCCCATGAAGGGGCAACTCCAGAGTCCTTCTTTAGGTCAAGCATCATCAAGTTCCACCACCCACTGCTATCTTCTGCAACTACAAGCTCACCAGATGGCAACCATATAGGTTGAAAAACTGATTTTGACTTTAAATTCTCTGAAGTACTTCCAGCTAGCAATTGTCGTTCAATAATTTCACCTGCATCATTGAAACGACCCACCCACAGCTGACTAACATCCCAAGGCATTGAAGGTGCTTGCCATTCAATCCACGCCAACTGATCTCCATCAGGGCTCAATACTGCATAACCTACAAA comes from Prochlorococcus sp. MIT 1307 and encodes:
- the sufB gene encoding Fe-S cluster assembly protein SufB, whose amino-acid sequence is MKSPNQVDEIISQPYKYGFITDIETEKISKGLDENVIRLISKKKQEPQFLLDFRLKAYKNWLKMEEPNWADLGYKPINYQEIIYYAAPKNNKKKTSLDEVDPKLLETFDKLGIPLSEQKRLSNVAVDAVFDSVSIATTYKEKLAEHGVIFCSISEAVNEYPDLIKSYIGTVVPSNDNYFAALNSAVFSDGSFVFIPKGVNCPMELSSYFRINSGDTGQFERTLIIAEEHSSVSYLEGCTAPMFDTNTLHAAVVELITLDNASIKYSTVQNWYSGNEKGVGGIYNFVTKRGHCRGRNSKISWSQVETGSAITWKYPSCILQGEGSIGEFYSVALTNNLQKADTGTKMIHVGANTKSTIVSKGISAGHSSNSYRGLVQIGPKASGAKNYSQCDSMLIGDKAAANTYPYIRSQQPLANIEHEASTCRISEDQLFYLQSRGIGFEEAISMMVSGFCRDVFNQLPMEFAAEADKLLALKLEGSVG
- the sufC gene encoding Fe-S cluster assembly ATPase SufC, with protein sequence MKRKDAKLILEISDLHANVEDQPILKGVNLKIHAGEIHAIMGRNGSGKSTLSKVIAGHPAYEVTSGLIKFEGQNLLVMDPEERARIGIFLGFQYPIEIPGVSNLEFLRVATNIRRQSRGEEELDTFEFEDLVKERLKVVQMDEVFLERCVNEGFSGGEKKRNEILQMALLEPTMAILDETDSGLDIDALRIVASGVNQLATPDTSTLLITHYQRLLNEITPDFVHVMSAGKILKTGGRELAIELEQAGYDWIDSPITEQSMESN
- the sufD gene encoding Fe-S cluster assembly protein SufD, yielding MVLTNQWVNGLPSPKGILKNIQRCGRESLFKKNLPTRDLEAWRLTDLKRLENLLTLPLSPEKQFKSTTKSDSWPEQTNGSIRIVLGPQQSYESIKLPLGVRSLTSKEIEEHLVSTLNKNSRNQNWLIDINQATTNQVLAIKVGSENPISLELVMPSEKNTFTPTRVIIIMEESASLQLLQVALGSENSAHSHILEIHLAKNAELNHGFLALGGGDASCLAHLSVKQEAGSKYSLTSIQQGWFLSRLEPEIIQLKGQGKTKLQGLQVSTGEQQIATHSLVRFEGPNGYLSQLHKAAASQNSHSIFNGAIKVPQIAQQTNASQLSRNLLLSKHARIDTKPELEIVADDVKCSHGATISQLQEDELFYLQSRGIDSRQATSLLLKGYCQEIVDALPMNANRWNILKKILESIN
- a CDS encoding SufS family cysteine desulfurase, encoding MANKQQTLAEITRRDFPLFRNGSNNQKKLIYLDHAATSQKPSQVIEALKNYYSYNNANVHRGAHQLSARATEAFEEAREITASFIGASLPKEILFTRNATEAINIVARSWGDKELQEGDEILLSLMEHHSNLVPWQQLSQRTGCILRHVGITQSGELDLADLQRKLSPRTRLVSLVHISNTLGCCNPISEITEMVHSYGAMILIDACQSLAHTPINVQALNIDFLAGSSHKLCGPTGAGFLWAREEILENMPPFLGGGEMIQEVFLDKSTWAELPHKFEAGTPAVGEAIGMGEALKYLKKIGLENIHSWEKNITEYLFENLNSINGVRIFGPKPERQPKRGSLATFSVEGIHANDIAELLDANGICIRSGHHCCQPLHRYYKINATARASISFTSTINEIDFFIEELTSAINFLKNNS
- a CDS encoding S9 family peptidase; protein product: MKKNANKLQHFSEAFTPLSAEQVLSQISTLREPRVIGDWVLWLEQRPNEGGRTTALIRPWGASDSSGQELTPVPMNLRSRVHSYGGGALASFCEGNKLLLAWINDTDCSLYVQTWKVLAQSKQKQGVWWGSLHSPLSLTCHQDYFLADGLIDSLRRRWIGVMEKNGRDFLVSFALDKEHQQPQVIYRPKDFVGYAVLSPDGDQLAWIEWQAPSMPWDVSQLWVGRFNDAGEIIERQLLAGSTSENLKSKSVFQPIWLPSGELVVAEDSSGWWNLMMLDLKKDSGVAPSWERCWSMESESAMPQWVYGMSTAAAAGKNIVSASCVNGSWQIYVLSRDGLIRTCEQPFDDISGIHAEEERLVAIASNSKKESGLLEVHLSVGSWLHTTVRDPVLEESQISIPEPFCFEGFQGHLTHAWYYPPLNSDRLLPPLLVKIHSGPTGMAGKGLNLGIQFWTSRGWGVVDVNYGGSTGFGRAYRERLKGGWGKVDVFDCAAAARALVSAGKADSQLLAIEGGSAGGYTTLACLCFTDVFRVAACRYAVSDLISMNQETHRFEAGYLDYLLGQWPDERATYLDRSPLQHAEKINCPVIFFQGMKDQVVLPDQTVRIVDVLRNRNIPVEMHTFAEEGHGFRDSRVKIHVLEATEKFFRKHLGI